A single genomic interval of Asinibacterium sp. OR53 harbors:
- the purH gene encoding bifunctional phosphoribosylaminoimidazolecarboxamide formyltransferase/IMP cyclohydrolase encodes MQKNIQSALISVFYKDGLEPIAKNLHELGITIYSTGGTQKFLEDLGIPCVAVESLTTYPSILGGRVKTLHPAVFGGILGRRSEAQDLQEMKEYKIPEIDLVIVDLYPFEETLRNTSEEKAIIEKIDIGGPSMIRAAAKNFRDLVVIAAKEDYTALEKLLVEQKGATTLEQRRAFAAKAFEVVMHYDIAISNYFNPGHTQSLRYGENPHQQAVFRGNLEQLFTQLNGKELSYNNLVDVDAAVQLIQEFSETTFAIIKHTNVCGIAARPTVKASWDAALAGDPESAFGGVLVCNGTIDKATAEAINEIFFEVLIAPAFDADALEILKSKKNRILLVLNAQRPALKTPAKSLLNGTLEQGADIGNYSKWEEVGGRETTASEKENLSFANLVCKHLKSNAIALVKDKQLVGKGCGQTSRIDALRHALEKAKQFNFDLKGAVLASDAFFPFNDCVQIAHAAGIEAFIQPGGSVRDKDSIAYCVEHKLSMVMTGMRHFRH; translated from the coding sequence ATGCAAAAGAACATTCAATCTGCACTGATCTCAGTTTTTTACAAAGACGGACTGGAACCCATTGCTAAAAATCTTCATGAATTAGGTATCACCATTTATTCTACCGGTGGCACCCAAAAATTCCTGGAAGACCTGGGTATTCCCTGCGTGGCGGTAGAGAGCCTCACAACTTACCCCTCAATACTGGGTGGCAGGGTGAAAACCCTTCACCCCGCGGTTTTTGGCGGTATCCTTGGCAGAAGAAGTGAAGCACAGGATCTGCAGGAAATGAAAGAGTACAAGATTCCTGAGATCGACCTGGTGATTGTAGACCTCTATCCTTTCGAAGAAACCCTGCGGAATACTTCGGAAGAAAAAGCCATCATTGAAAAGATCGATATAGGCGGACCTTCCATGATCCGCGCGGCTGCCAAAAATTTCAGAGACCTGGTAGTGATCGCAGCCAAAGAAGACTATACTGCATTGGAAAAACTGCTTGTTGAACAAAAAGGAGCTACCACCCTCGAGCAGCGCAGGGCTTTTGCCGCCAAAGCATTTGAAGTGGTGATGCACTACGATATTGCCATCAGCAATTATTTCAACCCGGGTCACACACAATCCCTGCGTTACGGCGAGAACCCCCACCAGCAGGCCGTTTTCCGTGGTAACCTGGAACAATTGTTTACGCAACTAAACGGAAAAGAACTTTCTTATAATAACCTGGTAGATGTAGATGCAGCCGTACAACTTATCCAGGAATTTTCTGAAACCACTTTTGCCATCATCAAGCATACCAATGTATGCGGTATTGCAGCGAGGCCTACAGTGAAAGCCAGCTGGGACGCTGCATTGGCAGGAGATCCTGAAAGCGCTTTCGGCGGTGTATTGGTTTGCAACGGCACCATCGACAAAGCAACCGCTGAAGCCATCAATGAAATATTCTTTGAAGTATTGATCGCACCAGCATTCGATGCCGATGCACTGGAGATACTGAAAAGTAAGAAGAACAGGATCCTGTTGGTACTGAATGCACAGCGTCCTGCACTCAAAACACCTGCCAAATCATTGCTGAACGGCACACTGGAGCAGGGTGCCGATATAGGCAATTACAGCAAATGGGAAGAAGTGGGCGGCCGCGAAACAACGGCTTCAGAAAAAGAGAACCTGTCTTTTGCCAACCTGGTGTGCAAGCACCTGAAGAGCAATGCCATTGCATTGGTGAAAGATAAACAGTTAGTAGGTAAAGGTTGCGGACAAACCAGCCGTATCGATGCCCTGCGTCATGCGCTTGAAAAAGCGAAACAATTCAACTTCGATTTGAAAGGCGCAGTACTGGCTTCTGATGCATTTTTCCCTTTCAATGATTGCGTACAGATCGCGCACGCTGCAGGTATAGAAGCATTCATTCAACCCGGTGGTTCTGTGAGAGACAAAGACAGTATTGCTTATTGCGTGGAACACAAATTGTCCATGGTAATGACAGGCATGCGGCATTTCAGGCACTAA
- a CDS encoding ComEC/Rec2 family competence protein codes for MKRYGIAAWKQYPFIRLLIAFITGILIQDIFHPTWMVAGLLAATGACLFLFYQFLPIIKKFRFRKAAGIAVHLLILSAGMTSLYLHEWQNRPDWLGNHYHPGDTLIAVLQEPLVEKRRSLKALATITHIQQPGAEKVNRWKKVQGDVLLYFKKEDLHHGLVYGSQLLLYKPLQPITNDARTGFDYRKYCASLGIHYQAFLSSHNYELLNDTLAEPITSMLFRVRDFVIHTFRTYINGHTEAGVAEALLIGYRNDLDKELMQSYSNTGVVHIIAISGMHLGMIYGLLAFLLKPLRAVPAIGRIAPLLVFCTLWGFSLLAGAGASILRSAVTFSFILLGDLMGKKGHSLNSLAASAFCLLIYNPFFLWDIGFQLSYGAVLGILLFLQPLYKSIHFENKLLDQLWKLHAITLAAQILTFPLLLYHFHQFPSLFLFSNFFAVPLSGLILYGCLLLLLVAPLPVPASCTGKIICWLIFQLNTLITRTDNIPFAVIHNLNPGLGQTIVLYGCIAALAWWLMHKKPQALLWAVVCVVLLPLFRLLSLVL; via the coding sequence ATGAAGCGATATGGAATAGCTGCGTGGAAACAGTACCCTTTTATCCGCCTGTTGATAGCCTTCATCACAGGTATCCTCATACAGGATATTTTTCATCCAACATGGATGGTAGCTGGTTTGCTGGCTGCAACAGGGGCATGTCTTTTCCTCTTTTACCAGTTCTTGCCTATTATAAAAAAATTCCGTTTCAGAAAAGCAGCAGGTATCGCTGTTCACTTACTGATACTGAGTGCGGGTATGACCAGTTTATACTTGCATGAATGGCAAAACCGGCCAGACTGGCTGGGTAACCACTATCATCCGGGCGATACGCTAATAGCCGTATTACAAGAGCCCCTCGTTGAAAAACGCCGATCGTTAAAAGCGCTTGCCACCATCACACATATACAACAACCAGGCGCTGAAAAAGTCAACCGTTGGAAAAAAGTACAGGGCGATGTATTGCTGTATTTTAAAAAGGAAGACCTGCACCATGGGCTCGTTTACGGATCACAACTGTTGCTGTACAAACCCTTGCAGCCAATTACCAATGATGCACGAACAGGTTTCGATTATCGCAAATATTGTGCAAGCCTGGGCATTCATTACCAGGCATTCCTCTCTTCGCATAATTACGAATTACTCAACGACACATTAGCGGAACCCATTACCAGCATGCTGTTCAGGGTAAGGGATTTTGTCATTCATACATTTCGCACTTATATCAACGGTCACACAGAAGCGGGTGTAGCGGAAGCCTTACTGATCGGCTACCGGAATGACCTGGATAAAGAGCTGATGCAGTCTTACAGCAATACCGGTGTGGTACATATCATTGCCATCAGTGGCATGCACCTGGGTATGATCTACGGTCTGCTGGCATTCCTGTTGAAACCTTTACGTGCTGTTCCGGCTATTGGCAGGATAGCGCCCCTGCTGGTTTTCTGTACCCTGTGGGGGTTCAGTCTGCTCGCCGGTGCAGGTGCTTCTATCCTTCGTTCGGCCGTTACTTTTTCCTTCATTCTTCTAGGCGATCTGATGGGCAAAAAAGGGCATTCCCTGAATTCACTCGCAGCTTCCGCATTCTGCCTGCTCATATACAATCCATTCTTTTTGTGGGATATCGGCTTTCAGCTTTCCTATGGCGCCGTGCTGGGCATTTTGTTATTCTTGCAGCCATTGTATAAAAGCATTCATTTCGAAAACAAACTACTCGACCAGTTGTGGAAACTGCATGCGATTACACTGGCAGCACAGATACTGACTTTTCCGCTGCTGCTCTATCATTTTCACCAGTTTCCTTCTCTTTTCCTGTTCTCCAATTTCTTTGCGGTGCCTTTATCCGGATTGATCCTCTACGGATGCCTGTTATTATTGTTAGTTGCCCCTTTACCCGTGCCGGCTTCCTGCACTGGTAAAATTATTTGCTGGCTCATCTTCCAATTGAACACATTGATCACCCGTACCGACAACATTCCTTTTGCTGTCATACACAACCTGAACCCCGGTCTCGGGCAAACGATTGTTTTATATGGATGTATCGCCGCACTGGCCTGGTGGCTGATGCATAAAAAGCCACAGGCCCTGCTCTGGGCAGTGGTTTGCGTGGTTTTATTACCACTCTTTCGCCTGTTAAGCCTTGTACTCTGA
- a CDS encoding ATP-grasp domain-containing protein yields MNPRLNSNESIPSSRKKIIVLGSGPNRIGQGIEFDYCCVHGLLAIKECGYEAIMVNCNPETVSTDFDMADKLYFEPVFWEHLWEIIELEQPEGVIVQLGGQTALKLAKRLHEKGIRIIGTSFDSMDIAEDRGRFSDLLKELDIPYPQYGTAYTAEEAIEVANKVGYPVLVRPSYVLGGQRMRIVINDDEVEQAVISLVKHLPGNKILIDHFLDRCQEAEVDAIFDGENFHIMGVMEHIEPAGIHSGDSNAVLPAFNLTPMVVATMEYYSEKIARALSIKGLINIQFAIKDGKVFVIEANPRASRTTPFIAKAYQIPYLNIATKVMLGAAKLTEFQMDKRLDGYAIKEPVFSFEKFPGVNKELGPEMKSTGEAIRFIKDLRDPYFRTLYKERSMNLSK; encoded by the coding sequence ATGAATCCTAGACTTAATTCCAACGAATCAATCCCTTCCTCCAGGAAAAAGATCATTGTTTTAGGCAGCGGCCCCAACAGGATCGGGCAGGGCATTGAGTTCGACTACTGTTGTGTGCATGGTTTACTGGCCATCAAAGAGTGCGGTTACGAAGCCATTATGGTCAATTGTAACCCCGAAACGGTATCTACCGATTTCGATATGGCCGACAAACTGTACTTCGAGCCCGTATTCTGGGAACATTTGTGGGAAATCATTGAGCTGGAGCAGCCCGAAGGCGTGATCGTACAGCTGGGTGGTCAAACTGCCCTCAAGCTGGCCAAACGCCTGCACGAGAAAGGCATCAGGATCATCGGCACTTCTTTCGACAGTATGGATATTGCCGAAGACCGTGGACGTTTCAGTGATCTGTTGAAAGAACTCGATATTCCTTACCCTCAATATGGTACCGCCTACACTGCTGAAGAAGCCATTGAAGTGGCCAATAAAGTTGGATACCCGGTGCTGGTTCGTCCGAGTTATGTACTGGGCGGACAAAGAATGCGCATCGTGATCAATGATGATGAAGTGGAACAGGCTGTGATCAGCCTCGTGAAACATTTACCAGGCAATAAGATCCTGATCGACCATTTCCTCGACCGTTGCCAGGAAGCTGAAGTAGACGCCATTTTCGATGGTGAAAACTTCCACATCATGGGGGTGATGGAACATATTGAGCCCGCAGGTATCCACAGCGGCGACAGCAATGCCGTTCTTCCTGCGTTTAACCTCACTCCGATGGTAGTAGCTACCATGGAATATTACAGTGAAAAAATTGCACGGGCGCTCAGCATCAAAGGCCTCATCAACATCCAATTTGCCATCAAAGACGGCAAAGTATTTGTGATCGAAGCCAACCCCAGGGCCTCCCGCACCACGCCTTTCATTGCCAAAGCTTACCAGATCCCTTACCTGAACATCGCTACCAAAGTGATGCTGGGCGCAGCCAAACTCACCGAATTCCAGATGGACAAGAGGCTTGATGGTTATGCCATTAAAGAGCCTGTGTTCAGTTTTGAAAAATTCCCCGGTGTAAACAAAGAGCTGGGACCTGAAATGAAAAGTACCGGAGAAGCCATCCGTTTCATCAAAGACCTCAGAGATCCATACTTTCGCACCTTGTACAAGGAAAGAAGTATGAACCTGAGTAAATAA
- a CDS encoding RNA polymerase sigma factor encodes MDKALTIVADMSGPRKNNITEVINTYSKRLMAFIRKRVGNEADAEDILQDVFYQLLGNTKPIEQLTAWLFTVTRNKITDRNRKKKPELLEDLYTGGSDETEFDWTNLFFDERNSPETDYLRSLFWETLYAALNELPASQRDVFILNEIEGVPFKEIAEQTGETINTLISRKRYAVLHLRERLLTLKNELLYH; translated from the coding sequence ATGGATAAGGCGCTGACGATAGTAGCAGACATGAGCGGACCCCGCAAGAACAATATTACCGAGGTCATCAACACGTATAGTAAGCGATTGATGGCTTTCATACGCAAACGTGTGGGCAATGAAGCCGATGCGGAAGATATCCTGCAGGATGTTTTTTACCAGTTATTGGGTAATACCAAACCCATCGAACAACTTACGGCCTGGCTCTTTACTGTTACCCGGAACAAGATCACCGACCGCAACCGGAAGAAAAAGCCCGAGTTACTCGAAGACTTGTATACAGGTGGCTCAGACGAAACGGAGTTCGACTGGACCAACCTTTTTTTCGACGAACGCAATTCTCCCGAAACGGATTATCTCCGCTCGCTTTTTTGGGAAACGCTCTACGCAGCACTGAATGAACTACCCGCTTCCCAACGCGATGTATTCATACTGAACGAAATCGAAGGAGTACCATTCAAAGAGATCGCAGAGCAGACAGGGGAAACTATCAACACCCTCATCAGCCGGAAGCGCTATGCGGTCCTGCATCTGAGGGAAAGACTGCTTACACTTAAAAACGAATTATTATATCATTAG
- a CDS encoding DUF72 domain-containing protein, which produces MEFGRVPVAELESIHFALPPEPEENLHVLGGQRAASPKLYLGCAKWGRKEWIGKIYPQKTKEKDFLEHYVNHYNCIELNATHYKVYDEATIGKWAAKAAGRDFLFCPKMYQGVTHYGNLQGKELITTEFLKGLMAFGEHLGPIFVQVSDAFSPGRKKELFDFLQSLPADLQFFLEVRHPSWFGDAAIRKELFGFLTERKLGAVITDTSGRRDCAHMQLTIPKAFIRYVGNSLHPTDYTRIDEWIARIQYWIDQGLEELYFFMHMHDEAFSPELTVYLVDRLNAACGLNLLKPSFLPPQTLF; this is translated from the coding sequence ATGGAATTTGGACGCGTGCCGGTAGCAGAACTCGAGTCGATTCATTTTGCATTGCCGCCAGAACCAGAAGAGAACCTGCATGTACTGGGCGGACAAAGAGCTGCTAGTCCTAAATTGTACTTAGGCTGCGCCAAATGGGGAAGAAAAGAATGGATTGGCAAGATCTATCCCCAAAAAACAAAAGAGAAGGATTTTCTTGAGCACTATGTAAATCATTACAACTGTATTGAACTCAACGCCACACATTATAAAGTATACGACGAAGCAACCATTGGCAAATGGGCTGCCAAAGCAGCAGGAAGAGATTTTCTGTTTTGTCCGAAAATGTACCAGGGCGTTACTCACTATGGCAACCTGCAGGGAAAAGAACTCATCACCACCGAATTCCTGAAAGGGCTCATGGCTTTCGGAGAACACCTGGGTCCCATTTTTGTGCAGGTCAGCGACGCTTTCTCTCCAGGCAGGAAAAAAGAATTATTCGATTTTCTCCAATCCCTTCCTGCAGACCTGCAGTTTTTCCTGGAAGTGCGCCATCCCTCCTGGTTCGGTGATGCTGCCATCCGAAAAGAACTATTCGGTTTTCTAACGGAACGGAAACTGGGCGCTGTGATCACAGACACGAGCGGACGAAGAGATTGCGCGCACATGCAACTGACCATCCCAAAAGCTTTTATTCGTTATGTAGGCAACAGCCTGCACCCGACCGACTATACACGTATCGACGAATGGATTGCCCGCATACAATATTGGATCGACCAGGGCCTGGAAGAATTGTATTTTTTCATGCACATGCATGATGAAGCTTTTTCTCCCGAACTCACCGTTTACCTGGTAGACCGTCTGAATGCCGCTTGTGGCCTTAACCTCCTGAAGCCTAGTTTTCTTCCACCACAAACACTTTTCTAA
- a CDS encoding Y-family DNA polymerase translates to MKAIVDCNNFYCSCERLFKPELRGKPVVVLSNNDGCIVSRSDEAKALGIAMAGPYFQAKPLIRQHNVTAFSSNYHLYGDLSWRVMETLRLLLPPGRVEVYSVDEAFLDLDHIPKDQIREMAIRIRTVVEQWTGIAVSIGVAPTKVLSKIANRLAKKHKDITDCVLVLDSPRTIQQALVKTDIEDIWGVGFRYAHKLRQQGINNAYELSIKDPSWGRKYMGGVTGTRLLKELRGESCIEMEGDRLVKKMIATTRMFGSPVHDVKDIKEAIAAYTSRAAEKLRRQHGAAKVVSVFIVPKEQSHNTYFRHGPTISSHVTLPLATSLTQELIKPAVELAEQLYEEGRTYKKAGVMLSGIVPDESVQGNLFKPEPLNNRRLLMSTMDNVNFAMRDDILKFASSGTTRNWKMRQELRSPRYTTRWEELCEVR, encoded by the coding sequence ATGAAAGCGATCGTTGACTGCAACAATTTCTATTGCTCCTGCGAGCGGCTGTTTAAACCCGAACTGCGAGGCAAACCCGTAGTGGTATTGAGCAATAACGACGGATGCATCGTCTCGCGCAGCGATGAGGCCAAAGCATTGGGCATTGCCATGGCCGGTCCTTATTTCCAGGCAAAGCCGCTGATCCGGCAGCATAATGTCACTGCTTTTTCATCGAACTATCACCTGTATGGTGATCTGAGCTGGCGGGTCATGGAAACACTCCGTCTGCTCTTACCTCCCGGCCGCGTGGAAGTATATTCGGTGGACGAAGCCTTTCTCGACCTGGACCATATCCCTAAAGATCAGATACGGGAAATGGCCATCCGGATACGGACTGTGGTAGAACAATGGACGGGCATCGCCGTATCCATTGGTGTAGCACCTACTAAAGTGCTGAGCAAAATAGCCAACCGGCTGGCCAAAAAACACAAAGACATCACCGATTGCGTGCTGGTGCTGGATAGTCCCCGCACCATACAACAAGCCCTGGTGAAAACGGATATCGAAGACATCTGGGGCGTAGGATTCCGCTATGCCCATAAACTACGGCAGCAAGGCATTAACAATGCATACGAGCTGAGCATCAAAGATCCTTCCTGGGGACGTAAATATATGGGCGGCGTAACAGGCACCCGGTTACTGAAAGAATTGCGGGGAGAATCCTGTATTGAAATGGAAGGAGACCGGCTTGTTAAAAAAATGATCGCCACTACACGCATGTTCGGCTCTCCGGTGCATGATGTGAAAGACATCAAAGAAGCCATCGCCGCCTATACCTCACGCGCGGCAGAAAAACTGAGGCGACAACACGGCGCCGCAAAAGTGGTAAGCGTATTCATTGTTCCCAAAGAACAATCGCACAATACTTATTTCAGACACGGACCTACCATCAGCAGTCATGTTACCCTTCCGCTCGCCACTTCCCTCACACAGGAACTCATCAAACCGGCAGTAGAACTGGCAGAACAACTTTATGAAGAAGGGAGAACCTATAAAAAAGCAGGTGTGATGCTCAGTGGCATCGTGCCCGACGAATCGGTGCAGGGCAACCTGTTCAAGCCGGAGCCCCTCAACAACCGCCGCCTGCTCATGAGTACCATGGATAACGTAAACTTTGCCATGCGCGACGACATCCTCAAATTCGCTTCTTCCGGTACTACCCGTAACTGGAAAATGCGGCAGGAGCTACGCAGTCCGAGGTATACTACGAGGTGGGAAGAGTTATGCGAAGTTAGATGA
- a CDS encoding LexA family transcriptional regulator, which yields MQGEQWYGAAYKGSKQFSQWEIPTANATGFGAAADDYMERGIDLNEQLIHNKPATFFFRMNSDAMIGAGIYSGDTLIVDRSLKATTGKVIVAIVNGELLVRRVHTHIKGIALVAENKRYGDILIDEFSNYAVWGVVVYSIHQL from the coding sequence ATGCAAGGGGAACAGTGGTACGGAGCCGCCTATAAAGGCTCCAAACAATTCAGCCAGTGGGAGATCCCCACTGCCAACGCCACCGGCTTTGGCGCAGCAGCCGATGATTATATGGAAAGAGGCATCGACCTCAACGAACAACTCATTCACAACAAACCCGCTACTTTTTTCTTTCGCATGAACAGCGATGCCATGATCGGCGCCGGCATCTACAGCGGCGATACCCTCATCGTGGACCGCAGCCTCAAAGCCACCACCGGCAAAGTGATCGTAGCCATCGTGAACGGCGAATTGTTGGTCAGGCGCGTGCACACCCATATCAAGGGTATTGCACTGGTGGCTGAGAACAAACGCTACGGCGATATACTGATCGACGAATTTTCTAACTATGCCGTATGGGGCGTAGTGGTCTACAGCATACACCAGTTATGA
- a CDS encoding 2'-5' RNA ligase family protein — MQNSIHPLADCPVSDYLLVLEPHEALRATIMALKQSFAERYECPSAMHSKPHITLLRFMQFNMLESRIVQRLDTLITANPSFVVELENFGSFPTHTIYIEVKTKTQITELVRSLRPVQRLLKFDAEHKPHFITEPHLTVARKLLPWQYEKGWLAFSNSHFNGRFMAQHVLLLRKETGTKKYELVKRFELLNTKRVEPKQANLFF, encoded by the coding sequence ATGCAAAATAGCATCCACCCCCTGGCAGATTGCCCGGTAAGTGATTACCTGCTGGTGCTGGAGCCACATGAGGCATTGCGGGCAACCATCATGGCGCTGAAACAATCTTTTGCCGAACGGTATGAATGTCCATCCGCCATGCACAGTAAACCGCATATCACATTGTTGCGTTTCATGCAATTCAATATGCTGGAATCGCGTATCGTACAAAGACTGGATACCCTCATCACGGCGAATCCGTCTTTTGTAGTAGAGCTGGAAAATTTTGGCAGTTTTCCCACGCACACCATTTATATAGAAGTGAAGACTAAAACACAGATTACGGAACTGGTGCGGTCGTTGCGCCCGGTGCAGCGCTTGTTGAAATTCGATGCGGAACATAAACCACATTTCATTACCGAGCCACACCTGACAGTTGCGCGCAAGCTGCTTCCCTGGCAATACGAGAAAGGATGGCTGGCGTTCAGTAACAGCCATTTCAACGGGCGGTTCATGGCCCAACACGTATTGTTGTTAAGAAAAGAGACAGGTACTAAAAAATATGAACTCGTAAAACGATTCGAGTTGCTGAACACAAAAAGAGTAGAACCAAAACAGGCAAACCTGTTTTTTTAA
- a CDS encoding PA0069 family radical SAM protein has protein sequence MEEEQEQPISPDQYLKGRGAQFNPRNRFLKNERVREHIEAIDDWTEHNIATVYLEDQAKGIVNKVESPDVGMFYSMNPYQGCEHGCIYCYARNAHEYWGYSAGLDFERKIIVKKNAPQLLRKFLMNKNWQCVPISLSGNTDCYQPAEKKYKITRQLLEVCNEFNQPVGMITKNAGILRDKDLLQEMARKRLVSVLVSITSFNEDLRRAMEPRTTTAKQRLRVIKELSDTGVRAGVMLGPMIPGLNEHEMQRIMEAASQNGAKFSAYTFIRLNGAIKLIFHDWLYKNFPDRADKVWHLIENGHGGQVNDSRYGVRMRGEGPISDLVRQQFIKYNKLYKLNAERWELDCSQFRRPGEQGKLFADF, from the coding sequence ATGGAAGAAGAACAAGAACAACCAATATCGCCTGACCAATATTTAAAAGGCAGGGGCGCGCAGTTCAACCCGCGTAACCGTTTCCTAAAAAATGAAAGGGTGAGGGAACATATAGAAGCCATTGATGACTGGACGGAGCACAATATCGCAACAGTATACCTGGAAGACCAGGCCAAGGGCATTGTGAATAAAGTGGAGAGTCCCGATGTAGGAATGTTCTACAGCATGAATCCTTACCAGGGCTGTGAGCATGGTTGTATTTACTGTTATGCGCGCAATGCACACGAATATTGGGGATACAGTGCGGGACTGGATTTTGAACGGAAGATCATCGTTAAAAAAAATGCGCCGCAATTGCTGCGTAAATTCCTCATGAACAAGAACTGGCAATGTGTGCCCATCAGTTTGAGTGGTAATACCGATTGTTACCAACCGGCAGAAAAAAAATATAAGATCACCCGGCAATTGCTGGAAGTATGCAACGAGTTCAACCAGCCGGTAGGCATGATCACCAAGAATGCCGGCATATTGCGTGATAAGGACCTGTTGCAGGAGATGGCACGCAAAAGACTGGTGAGTGTATTGGTGAGCATCACCTCCTTCAATGAAGATTTACGCCGTGCCATGGAACCGCGTACAACAACTGCGAAGCAAAGGCTTCGGGTAATAAAAGAATTGAGTGATACCGGGGTACGGGCAGGGGTAATGCTGGGGCCTATGATACCTGGTTTGAATGAGCATGAAATGCAACGCATCATGGAGGCTGCCAGTCAGAACGGAGCAAAATTCAGTGCTTATACTTTCATACGACTTAACGGCGCTATCAAACTCATTTTTCATGACTGGTTGTATAAAAACTTTCCCGACCGTGCCGATAAAGTATGGCACCTGATAGAGAACGGCCACGGTGGGCAAGTGAACGACAGCCGTTATGGCGTGCGCATGCGCGGGGAGGGGCCCATATCTGATCTTGTACGACAGCAGTTCATTAAATACAACAAATTGTATAAACTCAATGCAGAGCGTTGGGAACTGGATTGTTCGCAGTTCAGAAGACCCGGTGAGCAAGGGAAATTATTTGCTGATTTCTGA
- a CDS encoding APC family permease, producing the protein MKRTLSLRTTIAIVIGGVIGSGIFMKPALMAAQLQSPLLLLSVWMVAGIVTLFGALSNAEVAAMFPETGGQFVFFQKMYGPRFAFLYGWAAFAVFNTAGNASIAYVFSQYANYFIHLPRLSLATEQAYHLHIPGVGTFFPLEQIGVKLLTVFIIVVLTLINYFSVGYGSMVQRFLTALKAVAIVLLIGGILFSGKGSWEHLVTTTPQNLQGWNFIGMYMAAVAGAFWAYDGWNNITFVAGEIKEPQRNIPRSLFAGLLFCIVVYVLLNLAFVYVLPIQQLAKSSFVASDAASAVWGMKGGSLIALLVMLFVLGTTNANVLATARVTFATGASAERTRWAGKVQPRYQTPGNALLLNAAWTILLIFSGSFDMLTDMLIFVSWFFYGISALGVFILRYKMKNVPRAYKVWGYPVVPFVFVAFTCLFLISTLYTDITNYRNGHTPVINSLLGILITLAGIPLYYCSRKQVSPVADT; encoded by the coding sequence TTGAAACGCACCCTTTCCCTTCGAACCACCATTGCTATTGTAATAGGCGGAGTGATTGGGTCGGGTATATTCATGAAACCGGCGTTGATGGCTGCCCAGTTGCAATCGCCATTGTTATTGTTGAGTGTGTGGATGGTAGCGGGTATTGTTACTTTGTTCGGGGCTTTGTCCAATGCAGAAGTAGCAGCGATGTTCCCGGAAACAGGTGGCCAGTTCGTATTCTTTCAAAAAATGTATGGTCCCCGCTTTGCATTCCTGTATGGGTGGGCAGCTTTCGCTGTATTCAATACGGCCGGCAATGCTTCTATTGCTTATGTGTTTTCGCAATATGCCAATTATTTTATTCACTTACCCAGGTTGTCGCTTGCAACGGAGCAGGCTTATCACTTGCATATTCCCGGAGTAGGAACCTTTTTTCCTTTGGAGCAGATAGGAGTAAAACTGCTTACCGTGTTCATCATTGTTGTATTAACCCTGATCAATTATTTCAGTGTAGGATATGGCAGTATGGTGCAGCGGTTTTTAACTGCTTTGAAAGCAGTAGCCATCGTGTTACTTATCGGCGGTATCCTGTTTTCGGGTAAAGGATCCTGGGAGCACCTGGTAACTACTACGCCGCAAAACCTGCAGGGATGGAATTTTATTGGTATGTATATGGCTGCGGTTGCAGGGGCTTTCTGGGCTTATGACGGATGGAACAATATCACGTTCGTGGCAGGTGAGATCAAAGAACCACAACGGAACATTCCCCGCAGTCTTTTCGCCGGATTGCTTTTCTGCATTGTTGTATATGTATTGCTGAACCTGGCTTTTGTATATGTATTGCCCATTCAACAATTGGCAAAATCCTCTTTTGTGGCCTCGGATGCAGCATCTGCTGTGTGGGGTATGAAAGGCGGTTCCCTGATCGCTCTGTTGGTGATGTTATTTGTACTGGGTACTACCAATGCCAATGTACTGGCTACCGCCCGGGTTACTTTTGCTACAGGCGCATCGGCTGAAAGAACCCGATGGGCAGGGAAAGTACAGCCACGCTATCAAACGCCGGGCAATGCCTTGCTCTTGAACGCCGCATGGACCATCCTGCTCATTTTCAGTGGCTCGTTCGACATGCTTACCGATATGCTCATTTTTGTGAGTTGGTTCTTTTATGGTATAAGCGCCCTGGGTGTTTTCATCCTTCGTTACAAGATGAAAAATGTTCCGCGTGCCTATAAAGTATGGGGCTACCCGGTTGTTCCCTTTGTTTTTGTCGCATTCACCTGCCTGTTCCTCATCAGCACTTTGTATACCGATATTACCAATTATCGAAATGGACACACCCCGGTGATCAATTCTTTGCTGGGTATATTGATCACGCTCGCGGGCATACCACTTTATTATTGCAGCAGGAAACAAGTTTCGCCTGTTGCTGATACTTGA